A window of the Thalassoglobus sp. JC818 genome harbors these coding sequences:
- the moaC gene encoding cyclic pyranopterin monophosphate synthase MoaC — translation MTDSQSPLTHFDEAGQARMVDVGQKPETDRMARAEAFVEMNPSTLQLICDRKIAKGDVFEIARLAGIMATKRTPELIPLCHALGLDSAQVHFEVLEPNRIRIETAVSVHARTGVEMEALTAASIAGLTIYDMCKSVDRGMTITNLRLLEKQGGKSGHFLREEKSSTAVTQEDTTKQS, via the coding sequence TTGACCGACAGCCAATCCCCCCTCACTCACTTCGATGAAGCTGGTCAGGCCCGCATGGTGGACGTTGGTCAGAAACCGGAAACCGACCGCATGGCACGGGCGGAAGCGTTCGTGGAAATGAACCCTTCCACGCTGCAGTTGATCTGTGATCGCAAGATCGCGAAGGGTGATGTCTTCGAAATCGCTCGGCTGGCTGGGATCATGGCGACGAAACGAACGCCGGAACTCATCCCGCTCTGTCACGCTCTCGGCCTCGACTCCGCTCAGGTTCATTTCGAAGTCCTGGAACCAAATCGCATTCGAATCGAGACTGCCGTTTCCGTTCATGCACGGACCGGAGTCGAAATGGAAGCCCTCACAGCTGCCTCAATCGCAGGGCTCACGATCTACGACATGTGTAAATCCGTCGATCGGGGAATGACCATTACGAATCTTCGTCTTCTCGAAAAACAGGGCGGAAAAAGCGGGCATTTTCTGCGTGAAGAAAAATCGTCAACTGCGGTCACTCAAGAAGACACAACGAAGCAATCCTGA
- a CDS encoding glycosyltransferase family 39 protein, producing the protein MANSENRTGFHHWAHRVTIISLMVVHTGLVAWASWRYSPTQDEIGHLAAGLGVWKFQDFSLYRVNPPLVRTIAAAPLLFVDHEEDWSEYHPGATIRQEFDLGQRLFVANGTNSLWMLSLARWSCLPLTLIGLLICWQWGREIAGEPAGLVAASFWCFSPNIIGHGALITSDIAGASCGLLAAWQFSRWLERPSWRHAFLAGLSLGLALLSKLSWVVFFPIWPMLWVSSRVLTQSPRDLKKEVLQFILIMGTGINLLNLGYLFDGTGTPIGELGFYSTPLVGQKLLPGENLPQNRFRATIFENIPSPFPREFLLGLDAQKSDFEWGATNYFLGETKVADGWLLYYVTGLFLKVPLVLWVLFAWNLRSGLNDSALRKKQARLLPLIVPAVAILTLASLQPNLNSHIRYVYPVLPCLFLVAALGTAKWFRFTLFCLALFSISSLSVYPYSLSYFNYSIGGPSHGHKYLIDSNLDWGQDMIAVREWIAENPDSQPVRIKWRGFLPLEVLGIDAELAKTGEDRSGTLILSLHELQRLDSGFQKFQRERPIGRVGYSFNIYHVNSNNRSRNSTAESKINEN; encoded by the coding sequence TTGGCGAACTCCGAAAATCGAACGGGCTTCCATCATTGGGCTCATCGAGTCACGATCATCAGTCTGATGGTTGTGCATACCGGTCTCGTGGCCTGGGCATCCTGGAGATATTCGCCAACACAAGATGAAATCGGGCACCTGGCAGCAGGTTTGGGAGTTTGGAAGTTTCAGGATTTCAGCCTGTACCGAGTCAATCCTCCTCTCGTGCGGACAATCGCAGCAGCTCCGTTGTTGTTCGTCGATCACGAGGAAGACTGGTCCGAGTATCATCCGGGAGCGACCATTCGACAGGAATTCGACCTCGGGCAGCGACTCTTTGTCGCGAACGGAACGAATTCGCTGTGGATGTTGAGCCTCGCCCGGTGGTCTTGTCTTCCGCTCACGCTGATCGGACTCCTCATTTGCTGGCAATGGGGACGAGAGATCGCAGGCGAGCCTGCTGGACTTGTCGCAGCCAGTTTCTGGTGCTTCTCGCCGAACATCATCGGCCATGGAGCATTGATCACATCGGATATCGCGGGTGCTTCTTGTGGGTTGCTGGCCGCATGGCAGTTCAGTCGATGGCTCGAACGTCCCAGTTGGCGGCATGCATTCCTGGCGGGACTTTCACTTGGTCTGGCACTACTCAGCAAACTTAGCTGGGTCGTATTCTTCCCAATCTGGCCCATGCTCTGGGTTTCGAGCAGGGTTCTCACACAGAGCCCCCGTGACCTTAAGAAAGAAGTACTGCAGTTCATTCTCATCATGGGAACAGGCATCAACCTGTTAAACCTCGGATACCTCTTTGATGGGACCGGAACTCCGATCGGTGAGTTGGGATTCTATTCAACACCTCTGGTGGGCCAGAAACTTCTGCCGGGGGAGAACCTTCCCCAGAACCGTTTTCGAGCAACTATTTTCGAAAACATTCCCTCACCCTTTCCGAGAGAATTTCTCCTCGGACTTGATGCGCAGAAGAGCGATTTCGAATGGGGCGCGACGAACTACTTCCTTGGAGAAACGAAAGTCGCGGACGGTTGGCTTCTCTACTACGTCACAGGTCTCTTCCTGAAAGTTCCGCTCGTTTTGTGGGTGCTGTTTGCATGGAATTTACGGTCAGGGCTCAACGACTCTGCACTTCGAAAGAAACAAGCCCGTTTGCTTCCGTTAATCGTCCCTGCCGTGGCGATTCTCACTCTCGCGTCGCTCCAGCCGAATCTCAACAGCCATATTCGATATGTCTATCCCGTGCTGCCGTGTTTGTTCCTCGTGGCAGCACTCGGAACTGCAAAGTGGTTCCGTTTCACTCTGTTCTGTCTGGCACTCTTCTCGATCAGCAGCCTGTCGGTTTATCCGTACAGCCTGAGTTACTTCAACTACTCAATCGGAGGCCCGTCGCACGGACACAAGTACCTCATCGATTCCAACCTCGACTGGGGGCAGGACATGATCGCTGTACGCGAATGGATTGCAGAAAACCCTGATTCACAACCTGTTCGGATCAAATGGCGTGGATTTCTTCCGTTGGAAGTTCTGGGAATCGACGCGGAACTCGCGAAGACAGGTGAGGACCGATCCGGAACTCTCATTCTGAGCTTGCATGAATTGCAGCGACTCGATTCTGGATTTCAGAAATTTCAACGCGAACGCCCTATTGGCCGTGTCGGCTACAGCTTCAATATCTACCATGTGAATTCAAACAACCGCTCCCGGAATTCAACAGCTGAAAGCAAGATCAACGAAAACTGA
- a CDS encoding polyprenyl synthetase family protein — MPHLDRPQQLLQKTQNLIGDALEAVEATYAAELASRNSYIRDIYQHTNRFRGKRLRPVLCLLAAKACGNITREHEILAAVIEMIHTATLVHDDVLDSADVRRHVATVNVRWNNQTSVLYGDFLFTHAFHLASQTGSAEACRLIGHATNRVCEGELTQIRNRGNLSLTEEEYLDIIDGKTAELCAVACHLGAKFAGAEESEIGRLERYGRKLGQAFQIADDVLDLTGAENAVGKTLGTDLMQRKLTLPIIRLLNREGDSHRTRMIELLEAGNEKACLEIAQLSRQAGMIDESLQFAHQLAEEARAEISGIPDSPARELLLQLPELSINRAC; from the coding sequence ATGCCGCACCTTGATCGTCCACAACAGCTCCTGCAGAAAACGCAAAACCTGATCGGCGATGCGTTGGAAGCTGTGGAAGCGACATACGCCGCAGAACTGGCATCTCGAAACTCTTACATTCGAGATATCTATCAACACACCAACCGGTTCCGAGGTAAACGTCTCCGACCGGTCTTGTGCCTGCTCGCTGCGAAAGCCTGTGGAAACATTACTCGCGAGCACGAAATCCTCGCAGCTGTGATTGAAATGATTCATACAGCGACACTCGTCCACGACGATGTTCTTGATAGTGCCGATGTCAGACGACACGTCGCGACCGTCAATGTTCGATGGAACAATCAAACGAGTGTGCTCTATGGGGATTTTCTCTTCACCCACGCGTTTCATCTCGCTTCTCAAACTGGCAGCGCCGAAGCGTGTCGCTTGATTGGTCACGCGACGAATCGGGTGTGCGAGGGCGAACTGACACAGATTCGCAATCGAGGCAACCTGTCGCTGACCGAAGAAGAGTATCTCGACATCATCGATGGCAAAACGGCTGAATTGTGTGCCGTCGCTTGCCATTTGGGAGCGAAGTTCGCAGGCGCCGAAGAATCAGAGATCGGCCGGCTCGAGCGATACGGCCGTAAGCTCGGACAAGCTTTTCAAATCGCCGACGACGTCCTCGATCTAACCGGAGCAGAGAATGCCGTTGGGAAAACACTCGGCACCGATCTCATGCAACGGAAGCTGACTCTTCCGATCATTCGCCTGCTCAACCGCGAAGGCGACAGTCATCGAACTCGCATGATCGAACTTCTTGAAGCAGGGAACGAAAAAGCATGTCTCGAGATTGCTCAACTCAGCCGACAGGCTGGCATGATCGACGAGTCCTTGCAGTTCGCACATCAACTCGCTGAAGAAGCTCGCGCTGAAATCTCGGGAATCCCGGATTCGCCAGCACGTGAACTGCTGCTGCAATTACCCGAGTTGTCCATCAATCGCGCCTGCTAG